The Sebastes umbrosus isolate fSebUmb1 chromosome 1, fSebUmb1.pri, whole genome shotgun sequence genome includes the window GATAATGGACAATAGATTAATGTGCATGGTTAAGACCCATGGAATATATTTACAGTTATGCCAGTAGATGTAGAAAATGTCTCATCACCCCCCTAAAGATGTCCTTTCTTTTGAAACGTGTGTGTACAATGTCACCCAATTTATGTGCTCAATACCAACATGTTTTCCTGATGTTACACCAAAACACAATTTCACTTTTTCACTACCATTTAGTTTGGTGGTGATTGTACAGGGACAAAGAAGACGCAATGCACTCGTACAAGGAAAGAgtgcaaacggacaaaccaacgccgTTGAAAACACAacggccttcggccttggcgaaGTTAATAAAACATCTCATAAAAAGTGTACTTTTGATGCCCGAGTTGGACGAATTAAGTTATTTGATGGTTTATTAGCTGTTTTTCTTAAATACATTAcagaaaattataaaataaagtgTCGATGCCTAAATTGTCCTCCAATTCTGGAAAGACCAACCAcatcagctattctcaaccactcaGAGGACCACCCAGTGGGCCGTGGAGGACCTGtcaaatggttagattaacctcttcaaaatccgatggccgctattctgtctttcagagggttgtagcgggctcagttttaaagagaccggtatcataggaaactaaaaaacctaaagaatccattggtcccaACCATGTCTTGCCATCTTGTTggaaagaaggctaaataatgctccaaatatacactcaattttggcgaggaaaaactgtcatggccatttttagaCGGGTctcttgacccctgacctcaagatatgtgaatgaaaatgggttctatgggtacccacgagtctcccctttacagacatatgtCTCAGATGCAGTGACATAAAgttgaaaaaatgttgttgGAGCTCAGTTTGtaatttatttgggaaggtggtcctcggaaatgtttttaacaatcagaagtgggcctcAGGATACAGAAGGTCGAGAACCCCTGCACTACATGACCCCATGGCTATATCCTAATGCTAGAAGCCAGAGAGAGGACTTATGTAACTGAGTTGCAAAACCAGCTGTTGCTCCAGAAAAGGCCTATTTAAAAAACAGGTATGAACCAGCTCAAACGTTCCTTTAACATGGAATAAatatggatttaaaaaaaaacatgagtgcCCAATCTCTTGCATGTGCAGCAGTGCCAACATCAGCCTCAGGAGGTAAACAAACATTTGATTCCTCTTTTAGCTGAACTTTTTAGTGTTACAATGACATCTGTTACCTTAAATATGGTGTCCTCGTCCTCGTGCTGGGGTGTGTGTCGTGTGGCGTGTTTCCATGGGATCCTGAAGCGCATGGCCTCCCGGTCGATCCAGCCCAGACCCGGGTACCTGCCGCTGTCCACCTGAGCCACCAGCCAGGGCTTCAGACGGACCCGTCGAGGGGTGATCGCCATCCTGCCTGGctgacaacaaacacaaacaagtcaGTCTACTGTAGATACTGTTCCTCTTGACTCAGTGATGCAGCTCACAAATCCTGCGCGTCCGGATTCTCCAAACATTTTGAaaccagcctctctctctctctctctctctctctctctctctctctctctctctctctctctctctctctctctctctctctctctctctctctctctctctctctctgacagacTGGATGACCTTtaacttatttacttatttgttttataGCTGCTTCAAGGTTAGACTTTGTGTGAAGGGTCACTATATCTTTAAAACGTTAGAAATACAGTAGAATTGATCCAAAACTCAAATAAACAAAGCGACCAGACCTGATACTAAAGAAGGACGCACATACCTgtggtgaaccaggaagtaggAGCGGCCTGCTCACCAGCAGCCGGAGACGAACCGGGTTTTCCTCCGGTAATCTCAACCTCTGCTGCAGAATCACTCTGAGAGAACAGACCACCGAGAACCACTGAGACGAAGCTGCGAGCGAATAACACCAGATTAATGTCTGAGGAGTCTGTAGAGCTGATGTTGATCACTGattcccctcctcccctcctcctctctcctctcctcaccgaAACTCAGGTACAGGCGTGACGTCACGCCGGTGACACACCTTTCCTGAGCAGCTGAGGGGAGAGCTGCACTTGGACAGGACACTTTAGTTTTCCATCTGGACATTTCACTgggatactttattgatccccggggggaatTGAGTTTTGCTCCTgttctagaatataaatataaatatataaaaatagagaaatcatgagaaaatataaataagaaatatatatatatatacataatatatatatatatatatattatatatatatatataaatcttatttatattttctcatgatttctctatttttatatataaatatatatatatatatatatatgtgtgtatatatatgtatatatatatgtgtgtatatgtatatatatacatatgtgtgtatatatatatatatatatatgtgtgtgtatatatatatatatgtttatatatatatgtgtgtatatatatatatatgtatatttatatatatataataacagtgcaaataataataatgctgaaaaataggatctaagcaaatattataaatgcatgcatttataaagatgcaagaatagtataaaataagatatgtatatatgtatatatttacatatgtatatatatgtgtatatatgtgtatatttgtatatatttgcacatgtacgtatatatatgtgtatatatatatatatatatatatatataaaacaacagtgcaaataataatgctgaaaaaaagGATCTAAGCAAATATTATAAATGCATAATTTATAAAGAtgcaagaatagtgtaaaataagaataatagtttaaatgttctgtataaataaatgcggTGTTAATGCtggagtaaaccagattattgcacagcgGAATTATTGCACTACATTATTGTACTGTTaaatcagtattgcacagttaaagatataataaaatatCCAGGTTATAGCTCCTGATaggggtaaaaaaataatataaacaataatacataataataataatggtatatGTACCATTTTGATAGTAACATGGTACAGCATGGTATATTTAACATACTGTGGTATTTTTGACAATACCATGGTATATGGaccatatatacatttttatgtttgttaTTTGCTTTGAAGAGTGTGATaagaagttttagtttatttttaagttACCCTCATCTAGACATGCATATCCATAAAGCCTCTAGGCTACTTTGTACACTTGCAGACATAATTTATGACTCAGCCGGCATGCAGAGCGGGAGTTTCCAAAGAAAACACTATGAAGTGAAACAAGACGGCGGAcggttgatgatgatgatcctcTCACTaatcatactaataataatagcaaccAAAACAGCCCGACAACAACAAGCCACTCCCTGAAACTACTCATGGCTCTGAGAGCGTGTGACCCACATCTAGCTGGGTTTCCTGGTTTCAGCATAATATCCATAATGAGTCCgtcatcatgtgtgtgtgtgtgatgctaaTTATTTGCATTTTGTAGTAGATTGCTGTTTGAGCCTACAGTGGCTGCTTGGTGTGATGGGTTGTCTTCGGCCCAATAAGTCACAGTATAGTGCCAGCTGTAGCATCACAAAGGATCAAAGACCCCAATCATGTATGCAGTAGTCCCCaacatactgtaggctacatttaTCATAAAGGGTACTGTAAAGGGGTCATCAAAGGGATAAAAAAGAATAGCCCATATCCCTGTTCATTGTGGAATACTGAATACTCTTCTGTCTACAGGACACTAAAAATGAGTCAAATGAAACGATCCTTGATGGCAAAACTCCCAGACCGTCCACATTAATGCCACAATCTGTGATGAGGGGTCCAGAGTGGACGTTACTTGATTTTAACTTGTCACAAAATGGTTGAGAAACAACTACCACAAAGTCATCAAAAAACTTGTGGGACTTTATGTGAATTTAGCTAGTCCTATTCAAGAGTGTGCATGCACatatgcaacacacacacacacacacacactgtcatcacccataataaaatatgaagaatgaatgaaaacacagtacTAATTCAAATCTATCACTTACTGAGCTGTCTACAATGTTAATGCTGGAGAGGCTTCTTGCTTAACACTTTACAACAACATTTGTTTGGTGACACAAAGATACTTTCTTTTGTCATTTACCTTTAGAAATGTGCACATATAAAAAcaagtctttttctttttaaacataaactctCTAGGCAACAAACTTGACAGCATCTTAAACTAATCTAATGTTGAACTTTAATTCAGAAAACCCCAGACTGCAGGCTGTCTACTGCTGTGGAAATgacaagaaaaacatgtttctaaGCTCGTcagggttgtaaaaaaaaagctgcaacgGTTGTTAGCTTGTTGTATCCAGTTACTTTGCTTTTCAATTTGAAGTGCAACTTAAGTTAAATAAACagtcaaaaaaatgaaaaggattCAGACTAGAGGCTGATTAAAGAAGAAAGACAGATGATTTTGATGAAGgttcttttattgtttattcTATGCATTACTGTGAATCTACCTCAATGTAGGCAGAGCTTTGCATCTATTTCatttaaagttattaaaattataaaacagctTTGCTGTAAAGGCTTTACAAAAACACCTACATCTATGTAATGGCTCAGAAGAAGGGACATCTCAGGCAactctactgtacggtatatatctcatcttatctcatctcatcttcaaccgcttatccggggtcgggtcactggggcaacagctccagcaagggaccccaaacttccctttcccgggccacattgaCCAGTTCTGACttggggatcccgaggcgttcccaggccagtgtggagatataatctctccacctagtcctgggtcttccccgtggcctcctcctagctggtcgtgcctggaacacttccctagggaggcgcccagggggcatccttactagatgcccgaaccacctcagctggctcctttcaatatatataaagtatatatgtatataaaggAAGTCAATGGGTGTCTGAATAGTAGGTTTTACCTAAACACATAAAGTTCAACATGTATTTAATGTCAAACAGCATGCGATGGCTAAAATGAATGGAAATAATGGCACCTAATGCACATTGGAGGGAAATCATTTAGTGTGTCATTTCAGCTGCAGTCCAGCAGAGGATGCTCCTGAGAACTGATTTTTAAAGTTTGTGTCCTTTCATTGAATGCAAGTTTAATATTTGGGGGAGAAGGAAAGTCTTCGCCGGCTCATGAATATGTGAGGAAAAACCAAAACAGTACAACCGACCGTGCTGCACTTTGACAATGACCCAGAGTTTAGTCCACACCCATTTGTCCTGATGATTTGTGGGTTATCGTGAACCCACATCTTCAGCTCTGGCACAGTTATacgaaaatgtatattttagaGTCCATAAAGTTTGAGATATTATACTTTGGCCTTCATCTCTCCTTCGATTTTTTGGACAATGTGTGTGAGGTCCAAACTCTCTGTTAGTGTAGTCAGCAGCATGGCGTCGTTCTGAACCCCATCCATGAACTCTTCATAGGAAAGTTCAcctggaaaaaacaaacacactgaactTAAATCCTTTCATCATGTTTACAGAGCTATTCAGTGAATAATTTGCCagggttaaaggtccagtgtgtaggatttcggggaatctataagcagaaatggaatataatattcataactacgttttcattagtgtctaatcacctgaaactaagaatcgttgtgtttccgttaccttagaatgagtccttcatatctacatcatggatgtataaagagaactggatacagcgttgtaggcaggcattcctatgagagttgctcagtggcgcatgaagccaaaatggctcgactgccgagtgataaagtacccggatcatccggcgatcttccacaaccattgggcacatggagcaggcgcagtagcgtttcctttaactccacctcccagccctcgctccagcctcggtctgagtctcattcacatgaacggaggaagggaaataactctggattcagctattagtgcatcttacaacttttaggacctaatgatttaaataagggctattcaagtgttcatactgggaagttgattgaCCTTAAAAAAATTCCAGTTACAGACggctctttcccaatgtaagtctatgggaaaaagtattttttgggcccaatcgcatcacgtgacggacacggaagttgtagtaccgccatttggccacaacgaaaatttgcttctatgcccggtgctcttcctgggggcttgatcaACAtaaggagcaggtcctcttcacggagtccgccatgttgctccgccatgtttctacagtagcacagaacggacaaaccaaacactagctctagagagagcctttcacattctTACGTTAGGGAATGCgattgcaaaaccgtggtaccaccagctgccgtctgacttccgttgctcctaaagtagtgttattatggtaaggatggcctctgagcgaggtgaacggcgttaccacggttttgcactcagcagctcacgttaccgcagtcttgaaaagagaggagtgaacggaggggtactcaccactagatgccaccaaatcctacacactgtccctttttaGATATTCAGCTTTTTTCCATCTAGCCCCTTCCCAGCCCAGTCTGTATCCCCCCAGTGTCTCACCATCTCCATTGATGTCAATCTTGTCAAACACCATGTTGGCAAAGTCCTCTGCTGATATCACACAAGGAATCCCATTGATTGCACGGATGGACTAAACATGACACAAATAAAGGAGATCATGTTAAAAACTGACACATGTAATTGTTGCTTACATTTCTTCAACCAGTAGATGTCAGCTAAGTGTCAGCTATTTGCCTCTGCACCTTATATTACACACAGTATATCCCACGCTCCTCTAAGCCTGTGGTGGGGTTTCTGTGTCATTCAGACCTGAGTGGTCTTTCTGAGCTGGTTGGTTCAGGACAGTACTTGAGATTTCCTCAAGTCTGTCACTAAGCCATGGGTCaaagctttaacatgaaggcTCATGTGCACCTTAATTATCTGCAGCAGCTCGTCACGGTCGATGTAGCCGCTCCCGTCAACATCATACAGTTTAAAGTACCAGCGGAGCTTCTGCTGCACTCCTCCCTTCAGCACCAGGCTCAGAGCGGCTACGTACTCCATGAAATCAATGAAGCCATCCtatgaaagaaaaggaaacaccATGTTGAGCATTGTCTTTAGCAGAGCAGTATGGCATTCAGTGTACTCCTCCTACATTGAAGTATGTGCAAAAAAACGGGCAAATTGTGGAATTAAGGCCCGTTGCCCACCG containing:
- the LOC119496680 gene encoding guanylyl cyclase-activating protein 1, which encodes MGNTGATVEDLQACESHHWYRKFMTECPSGLLTFYEFKQFFGLRNLSDTSNAYVRTMFTTFDMNNDGFIDFMEYVAALSLVLKGGVQQKLRWYFKLYDVDGSGYIDRDELLQIIKSIRAINGIPCVISAEDFANMVFDKIDINGDGELSYEEFMDGVQNDAMLLTTLTESLDLTHIVQKIEGEMKAKV